The following coding sequences lie in one Arachis ipaensis cultivar K30076 chromosome B03, Araip1.1, whole genome shotgun sequence genomic window:
- the LOC107633022 gene encoding putative receptor-like protein kinase At4g00960 isoform X2: protein MPRGVLEVDPPPPASNEEPSPKKTDTTLFFLGGIVMFIVLLIILVVFWKRIKGSKNTTPPKTTKGKQGKLTETAEVMDMMFSSKQQQGSMELLSGNLRTISYFDYQILRRATKNFSPTNLLGSGGFGPVYRGEREFLAEVRLITSIQHKNLVRLLGCCIDGPQRILVYEYMKNRSLDFFIYGNNADRFLNWSTRFQIVLGVARGLQYLHEDSHLRIVHRDIKASNILLDDKFHPKIGDFGLARFFPEDQAYLSTQFAGTLGYTAPEYALRGELSEKADIYSFGVLLLEIICCRKNTDLTLSLEMQYLPEYAWKLYENSKIMELVDPKLKEEGFVEKDVMQAFHVAFLCLQPLANLRPPMSEIVALLTFKIDMVTTPMRPAFLDRRRKTDFQTPSPEVISMLSHLP from the exons TGGATCCACCACCTCCAGCATCTAATGAAGAGCCATCCCCTAAGAAAACTGATACAACTTTGTTCTTCCTTGGAGGGATAGTGATGTTCATCGTATTGTTGATAATTTTGGTTGTATTTTGGAAGCGTATCAAAGGGAGCAAAAATACAACACCTCCTAAAACTACTAAAGGCAAACAAG GGAAACTTACTGAAACAGCAGAAGTTATGGATATGATGTTTTCATCTAAACAACAGCAAG GATCCATGGAGTTGTTGAGTGGGAACCTTAGGACAATTAGTTACTTTGACTACCAGATATTAAGAAGAGCAACCAAGAATTTTTCTCCTACTAATCTTCTTGGAAGTGGTGGATTTGGGCCTGTCTATCGG GGAGAAAGAGAGTTTCTGGCAGAGGTGAGGTTGATCACAAGTATCCAACACAAAAATCTCGTTCGCCTTCTTGGATGTTGCATAGATGGACCACAAAGGATACTTGTCTATGAATACATGAAGAACAGAAGTTTGGACTTCTTCATATATG GGAACAATGCTGATCGATTCCTGAATTGGAGCACTAGGTTCCAAATTGTTCTAGGCGTGGCAAGGGGATTGCAGTACCTTCATGAGGATTCACATCTAAGAATTGTTCACCGAGACATCAAAGCAAGCAACATTCTTCTTGATGATAAGTTTCATCCCAAGATTGGAGACTTTGGCCTTGCCAGATTCTTCCCTGAAGACCAAGCTTATCTTAGCACACAATTCGCTGGAACATT GGGTTATACAGCACCTGAATACGCTTTAAGAGGAGAATTATCAGAAAAGGCGGATATCTATAGTTTTGGAGTTCTGTTGCTCGAAATTATTTGTTGTAGAAAAAACACAGATCTCACTTTGTCATTGGAAATGCAGTACCTCCCTGAATAT GCATGGAAACTTTATGAGAACTCAAAGATTATGGAGCTTGTAGATCCAAAGCTGAAAGAAGAGGGGTTCGTGGAGAAAGATGTTATGCAAGCATTCCACGTGGCATTCCTCTGCCTCCAGCCACTTGCAAATCTAAGACCTCCGATGTCAGAGATCGTGGCACTCTTGACATTCAAAATTGACATGGTCACAACACCAATGAGGCCTGCGTTTCTTGATCGAAGGCGCAAAACTGATTTTCAAACCCCTTCCCCAGAAGTAATATCCATGCTTTCACATCTCCCATGA
- the LOC107633022 gene encoding putative receptor-like protein kinase At4g00960 isoform X1, which yields MPRNDIFYDFPGLVDPPPPASNEEPSPKKTDTTLFFLGGIVMFIVLLIILVVFWKRIKGSKNTTPPKTTKGKQGKLTETAEVMDMMFSSKQQQGSMELLSGNLRTISYFDYQILRRATKNFSPTNLLGSGGFGPVYRGEREFLAEVRLITSIQHKNLVRLLGCCIDGPQRILVYEYMKNRSLDFFIYGNNADRFLNWSTRFQIVLGVARGLQYLHEDSHLRIVHRDIKASNILLDDKFHPKIGDFGLARFFPEDQAYLSTQFAGTLGYTAPEYALRGELSEKADIYSFGVLLLEIICCRKNTDLTLSLEMQYLPEYAWKLYENSKIMELVDPKLKEEGFVEKDVMQAFHVAFLCLQPLANLRPPMSEIVALLTFKIDMVTTPMRPAFLDRRRKTDFQTPSPEVISMLSHLP from the exons TGGATCCACCACCTCCAGCATCTAATGAAGAGCCATCCCCTAAGAAAACTGATACAACTTTGTTCTTCCTTGGAGGGATAGTGATGTTCATCGTATTGTTGATAATTTTGGTTGTATTTTGGAAGCGTATCAAAGGGAGCAAAAATACAACACCTCCTAAAACTACTAAAGGCAAACAAG GGAAACTTACTGAAACAGCAGAAGTTATGGATATGATGTTTTCATCTAAACAACAGCAAG GATCCATGGAGTTGTTGAGTGGGAACCTTAGGACAATTAGTTACTTTGACTACCAGATATTAAGAAGAGCAACCAAGAATTTTTCTCCTACTAATCTTCTTGGAAGTGGTGGATTTGGGCCTGTCTATCGG GGAGAAAGAGAGTTTCTGGCAGAGGTGAGGTTGATCACAAGTATCCAACACAAAAATCTCGTTCGCCTTCTTGGATGTTGCATAGATGGACCACAAAGGATACTTGTCTATGAATACATGAAGAACAGAAGTTTGGACTTCTTCATATATG GGAACAATGCTGATCGATTCCTGAATTGGAGCACTAGGTTCCAAATTGTTCTAGGCGTGGCAAGGGGATTGCAGTACCTTCATGAGGATTCACATCTAAGAATTGTTCACCGAGACATCAAAGCAAGCAACATTCTTCTTGATGATAAGTTTCATCCCAAGATTGGAGACTTTGGCCTTGCCAGATTCTTCCCTGAAGACCAAGCTTATCTTAGCACACAATTCGCTGGAACATT GGGTTATACAGCACCTGAATACGCTTTAAGAGGAGAATTATCAGAAAAGGCGGATATCTATAGTTTTGGAGTTCTGTTGCTCGAAATTATTTGTTGTAGAAAAAACACAGATCTCACTTTGTCATTGGAAATGCAGTACCTCCCTGAATAT GCATGGAAACTTTATGAGAACTCAAAGATTATGGAGCTTGTAGATCCAAAGCTGAAAGAAGAGGGGTTCGTGGAGAAAGATGTTATGCAAGCATTCCACGTGGCATTCCTCTGCCTCCAGCCACTTGCAAATCTAAGACCTCCGATGTCAGAGATCGTGGCACTCTTGACATTCAAAATTGACATGGTCACAACACCAATGAGGCCTGCGTTTCTTGATCGAAGGCGCAAAACTGATTTTCAAACCCCTTCCCCAGAAGTAATATCCATGCTTTCACATCTCCCATGA